One Erpetoichthys calabaricus chromosome 8, fErpCal1.3, whole genome shotgun sequence DNA segment encodes these proteins:
- the si:dkey-3d4.3 gene encoding leucine-zipper-like transcriptional regulator 1 homolog yields the protein MNEWRVGGVRGPRDRYKHACCIRGNCVYLYGGRDTNMQKDFWRYNVLLNEWSELDTNTEEAPKELEEHTMVESEGVLYIFGGMLDSAYNEVTTPLWMYHIDKERWSRWRGAAGGVQSPCNRKGHSAVVYRSAMHVYGGYIDMRGSSQDFWTFTFENTEWSLQTSSCESGPGPRHSHAAVTYQDGMYLYGGLMGLNEQSDFWKWDFSSLAWSRIRVLSGPSKLFGHTVVTYKDAMLLFGGGETQNGGKSPFWKFQFLAETWQRLDGSPLQPKSYHSCLGWGVSFTPCGDHFSASQNSKPEAQSRSFKKRSADPQDNGIEMQTFKMQSKAEEQETHGIGQKSRSTEDVSPQCSTAHTNSEGQSTEDPQDLLLVIGGKPLSGGTAISVWKILLDKV from the exons ATGAACGAGTGGCGTGTGGGGGGTGTGCGGGGCCCCCGTGACCGCTACAAGCACGCCTGCTGCATTCGTGGTAACTGCGTCTACTTGTATGGCGGGCGTGACACAAACATGCAGAAGGACTTCTGGAGGTACAATGTGT tGCTGAATGAGTGGAGTGAACTGGACACCAACACCGAAGAGGCCCCCAAGGAACTAGAGGAGCACACAATGGTGGAGAGCGAG GGGGTCCTTTATATCTTTGGAGGGATGCTGGACTCGGCTTACAATGAAGTGACGACACCTCTGTGGATGTATCATATAG ACAAAGAGCGCTGGAGCAGATGGAGAGGAGCGGCGGGCGGCGTGCAG AGCCCATGCAACAGGAAGGGACACAGCGCGGTGGTGTACAGAAGCGCCATGCACGTCTACGGAGGGTACATTGACATGAGAGGGTCTTCACAGGACTTCTGGACATTCACGTTTG AAAACACCGAATGGTCGTTGCAAACATCGTCCTGCGAGAGCGGACCAGGACCGCGCCACAGCCACGCTGCTGTCACCTACCAGGATGGCATGTATCTTTACGGAGGGTTGATGGGCCTCAACGAGCAAAGTGACTTCTGGAAGTGGGATTTCAGCAGCCTGGCGTGGTCCCGCATTCGAGTCCT GTCTGGACCATCCAAACTATTTGGGCACACAGTAGTTACGTACAAAGACGCCATGCTCCTGTTTGGGGGAGGAGAAACCCAAAATGGCGGCAAAAGCCCCTTTTGGAAATTCCAGTTCTTAGCAGAGACGTGGCAGAGGCTGGACGGCAGCCCCCTTCAACCGAAGTCTTATCACAGCTGCCTGGGCTGGGGCGTCAGTTTCACCCCATGTGGCGACCATTTCAGCGCATCACAGAACTCAAAACCTGAAGCCCAAAGCCGGTCCTTCAAGAAGAGGAGTGCAGACCCCCAGGACAATGGgattgaaatgcagactttcaaaATGCAGAGTAAAGCGGAAGAGCAGGAGACCCACGGGATTGGACAGAAGAGCAGATCCACAGAGGACGTGTCCCCCCAGTGCTCGACTGCACACACAAACTCTGAGGGCCAATCAACGGAAGACCCCCAAGACCTTCTGTTAGTAATAGGGGGAAAGCCTCTGTCTGGTGGGACTGCAATCTCAGTGTGGAAAATCTTACTTGACAAGGTTTAA